TATATTACTCTCAATCCCTTAAAATCAATGCCTTTAGCCTTATTCCTTACCACTTAACCCTAACAATCTTAACCCCTACACCTTAGCCCCTACACCTTAGCCCTTTCCCCTGTAAAAAAAGCAAACCCCGCAGCCGTTCAGGATTTCTCCTGCATCTACTACGGAATTTTGGAATGGACTTTATTTTTATAGAGTCAACTTTATTATCATGGAGTGGAGTTTATTTTAGTTATATAGTTCTGTTATTTGCTCCATTGAGAATAAAAACGGGGAAAGTGCCGATCTTGCAAGTCTGTTGCTGTAATATATAAGTTCTGGAGTAATATTGCGAAAATGGTCAGCAGATTACAGAACTGAATAAGCGTTGAAGCTTATTGAAACATTGCTGTCAGATCTGTTATCGCGCTGATTTTGTATTCGTAATTTGTGACTTCGCCGAAACCATATGAAGCATAAATAAACGGAATACATGCCTTTCGTGTTGCTTCATAATCGATTTGAGTATCACCGACATAATACGCGCTTTTTATATTGTTGCGGCTTATTATATCAATGATATTCTCACCTTTGGTTTTTCCGGCCAAGCCTGCACATTGATAATCATTAAAATATTTGCCTAACTTGTGAAATTCAAAAAATGCTTCAATATATCCTTCTTGACAGTTACTGACTATAAACAGTTTCATGTGCGACGAAAGACTTTTTAATGTTTCTTCCAGTCCATCATAAAGTTTTCCGCCGCGCTTTTTTATTACTTCCTGTTCGTGGTCACAGCATTTTTGAATAAGCTGAATACATTCTTCGGTTTCCATATCTGGAAATAATTCTTTTCCAATCTGTGGTAATTGTTTACCCATTAATGTCTTTAACTTCTCCGCTGTCAGTGGTTCCGTGACTCCGTAATCCGCCAACACTTCATTCCATGAGGCGGCAACAGTCTCGGAAGAATCCCATAGGGTTCCATCCATATCAAAAATTAATGCATCCGCGTTCATGAGATTACCTTTCAATCTATTAAGTTTGATTTTTATTTTACTCCACTGTGACGGACTTTGCAAGGTTCCGTGGTTTATCGACATC
This DNA window, taken from [Clostridium] cellulosi, encodes the following:
- a CDS encoding hypothetical protein (High confidence in function and specificity), coding for MNADALIFDMDGTLWDSSETVAASWNEVLADYGVTEPLTAEKLKTLMGKQLPQIGKELFPDMETEECIQLIQKCCDHEQEVIKKRGGKLYDGLEETLKSLSSHMKLFIVSNCQEGYIEAFFEFHKLGKYFNDYQCAGLAGKTKGENIIDIISRNNIKSAYYVGDTQIDYEATRKACIPFIYASYGFGEVTNYEYKISAITDLTAMFQ